In one Macaca nemestrina isolate mMacNem1 chromosome 2, mMacNem.hap1, whole genome shotgun sequence genomic region, the following are encoded:
- the LOC105463669 gene encoding transmembrane 4 L6 family member 4, whose protein sequence is MCTGSCARCLGGTLIPLALFGFLANILLFFPGGKVIDDNDHLSQEIWFFGGILGSGVLMIFPALVFLGLKNNDCCGCCGNKGCGKRFAMFTSTIFAVVGFLGAGYSFIVSAISINKGPKCLMANSTWGYPFHDGDYLNDKALWKECHKPADVIPWNLTLFSILLVVGGIQMVLCAIQVVNGLLGTLCGDCQCCGCCGGDGPV, encoded by the exons ATGTGCACTGGGAGCTGTGCCAGATGCCTGGGGGGCACCCTCATTCCCCTTGCTTTATTTGGCTTCCTGGCTAACATCCTGTTATTTTTTCCTGGAGGAAAAGTGATAGATGACAACGACCACCTTTCCCAAGAGATCTGGTTTTTCGGAGGAATATTAGGAAGCGGTGTCTTG ATGATCTTCCCTGCGCTGGTGTTCTTGGGCCTGAAGAACAATGACTGCTGTGGGTGCTGCGGCAACAAGGGCTGCGGGAAGCGATTTGCG aTGTTCACCTCTACGATATTTGCTGTGGTTGGATTCTTGGGAGCTGGATACTCGTTTATCGTCTCAGCCATTTCAATCAACAAGGGTCCTAAATGCCTCATGGCCAATAGTACATGGGGCTACCCCTTCCACGACGG GGATTATCTCAATGATAAAGCCTTGTGGAAAGAGTGCCACAAGCCTGCCGATGTGATTCCCTGGAATCTGACCCTCTTCTCCATCCTGCTGGTCGTAGGAGGAATCCAGATGGTTCTCTGCGCCATCCAGGTGGTCAATGGCCTCCTGGGGACCCTCTGTGGCGACTGCCAGTGTTGTGGCTGCTGTGGG GGAGATGGACCCGTTTAA